One window from the genome of Myxococcales bacterium encodes:
- a CDS encoding tetratricopeptide repeat protein, which yields MYEQLGQPEKALASYRRAVAKAPWELETQRRYVALLEASGRSVEALAQLEAIGKIAPGEPQVALDLAERHMKRGDLKRALALVLAVEKRFAGDASILTSVADAYQRWGDAKRATAIYERIAAIDPDPMHLIALGEVYLNNGEASRAMATWEKIAASGSVTALLAAADVMAQNGGAKRALEFVARAEALEGRNYVVFRTKAMVLDALKLDVEALAAYKKSLDLIDPALVMERRDLRRRMISQLTRRTQSRALEMQAVTSWQAAFAATSPSLEAGYLLAMYYERRPADDEPIKTLTRLSGLAPADLYVLDDLAHAQVKARRHDEAVASLLTLAERDPTRQQEMYTRIAEIKSMARDDEAALTWALKAVEGNPRHVEGHKRLAERYVEMQRIEEATKSYEAAIALDPNAASAFDVYFALASLYLQTGNTARASELYREVLRRAVDEEQIAQAGRAAIEIGELTNTLGELEKTLAPLAFAMTHKPTYRQLLVGLYLRYIPVLATQATAAMPAVAARARAELARLAGSALTPLLDVLHDELQASAHGSAIAALEQLGNPAAARALIEFAKRTVPDASSLAGRTASDLRVAALLAAGRLRTPDAVRLVGELLRSSDGAMREAAWFTVATQDPAAPLGALTPALADRRTSIAVLGCVAIAASRDRRALEVAQRVAQDEAAHELVRAACIYAMSAQPAIPPTSLALLATLSGRVGEVGRLATWALSRHRARGANRLDLIAQYWGEHHDTAAAALMDALAGESPLAAWHLPRHSGRLDAAAIVASLGEARANVVATTAPIGDLADELIAAAVLELRAGDHYAKHLALQLLDQADQRLSFGRPSALEGALVTSVERLGAAIWPEVSRLGPPFSVSSVWASVATKTCPDKDLGPLLETLSNAPAASQAVALEVLRQRARIELSDPLIKTLTRLGASEDWRVRQLAATVGGRLVAPSPALVAACMRDQSAYVRASCVPPNGPNDAALHDAIASAARDSNPAVRAAASTWLCTHAPTSPACSPP from the coding sequence TTGTATGAGCAACTTGGGCAACCCGAAAAAGCACTCGCTAGCTATCGCCGTGCCGTGGCCAAGGCACCGTGGGAGCTCGAGACGCAACGCCGCTATGTCGCGTTGTTAGAGGCTAGCGGACGATCGGTGGAGGCCTTGGCGCAGCTCGAGGCGATCGGCAAGATCGCCCCTGGCGAGCCGCAGGTCGCCTTAGATCTGGCCGAGCGGCACATGAAGCGTGGTGACCTAAAGCGGGCCCTGGCGCTGGTGCTAGCCGTCGAAAAACGCTTTGCGGGCGACGCGAGTATTTTGACGTCGGTGGCCGATGCGTATCAACGTTGGGGCGATGCCAAGCGGGCGACGGCGATCTACGAACGCATCGCCGCCATCGATCCTGACCCCATGCATCTCATCGCGCTGGGCGAGGTGTACCTCAACAACGGCGAGGCGAGCCGGGCCATGGCCACATGGGAAAAAATTGCGGCCTCTGGCAGCGTGACGGCGCTGCTCGCGGCGGCCGACGTGATGGCGCAAAACGGTGGCGCCAAGCGCGCGCTGGAGTTTGTCGCGCGGGCCGAAGCGCTCGAGGGACGAAACTACGTGGTGTTTCGCACCAAGGCGATGGTGCTTGATGCGCTTAAACTGGACGTTGAGGCGCTGGCCGCCTACAAAAAATCCCTCGACCTCATCGACCCCGCCCTCGTCATGGAGCGCCGGGATTTGCGACGACGCATGATAAGCCAGCTGACCCGCCGCACCCAATCGCGCGCGCTCGAGATGCAAGCGGTGACCAGCTGGCAGGCCGCCTTTGCCGCGACGTCGCCGTCCCTGGAGGCTGGCTACCTGCTCGCCATGTACTACGAGCGACGCCCCGCCGACGATGAGCCAATCAAGACGCTGACGCGCCTGTCGGGCTTGGCGCCAGCTGACCTTTACGTGCTGGACGACCTCGCGCATGCGCAGGTCAAGGCCCGGCGTCACGACGAAGCAGTCGCGTCGCTGCTCACGCTTGCCGAGCGCGACCCCACGCGCCAACAAGAAATGTACACGCGCATCGCCGAGATCAAGTCAATGGCGCGCGATGACGAGGCGGCGCTTACGTGGGCGCTCAAGGCCGTCGAGGGCAACCCACGCCACGTCGAGGGCCATAAGCGGTTAGCCGAGCGCTACGTTGAGATGCAGCGCATCGAAGAAGCGACCAAGAGCTACGAGGCCGCGATCGCGCTCGATCCAAACGCCGCCAGCGCCTTCGACGTCTACTTCGCGCTGGCGAGCCTTTACTTGCAGACCGGCAACACCGCGCGGGCGAGCGAGCTGTATCGCGAGGTGCTTAGGCGGGCGGTTGACGAGGAGCAGATCGCGCAGGCGGGACGCGCCGCCATCGAGATCGGCGAGCTCACCAATACCTTGGGCGAACTAGAGAAGACGTTGGCGCCGCTGGCCTTTGCGATGACCCACAAGCCGACCTATCGCCAGCTGTTAGTTGGGCTCTACTTGCGCTACATCCCGGTGCTTGCGACCCAAGCCACCGCCGCCATGCCCGCGGTGGCCGCGCGCGCGCGGGCCGAATTGGCACGACTGGCGGGCTCCGCGCTCACGCCACTGCTTGATGTCTTGCACGACGAATTACAGGCCTCGGCACACGGCTCGGCGATTGCCGCGCTGGAGCAACTCGGCAACCCGGCGGCGGCGCGCGCGCTGATCGAATTTGCCAAGCGGACGGTGCCTGACGCGTCGTCGCTCGCGGGTCGCACGGCGAGCGATCTACGCGTGGCGGCGTTGCTTGCCGCGGGTCGCCTGCGTACGCCCGACGCCGTGCGCCTCGTGGGTGAGTTGCTCCGCAGCTCAGATGGCGCCATGCGCGAGGCCGCCTGGTTTACCGTCGCGACGCAAGATCCGGCGGCGCCACTTGGCGCCCTCACCCCTGCGTTGGCCGATCGCCGGACGAGCATCGCCGTGCTCGGTTGCGTCGCGATCGCAGCGAGCCGCGATCGTCGTGCGCTCGAGGTAGCGCAGCGTGTGGCGCAGGATGAGGCTGCCCACGAACTCGTGCGCGCGGCGTGCATCTATGCGATGAGCGCGCAACCCGCCATCCCGCCGACCTCCCTCGCGCTCTTGGCGACGCTTTCAGGCCGCGTCGGCGAGGTCGGACGCCTCGCAACGTGGGCGCTTAGCCGCCACCGCGCACGTGGCGCCAATCGGCTCGACCTGATCGCGCAGTATTGGGGCGAACATCACGATACAGCCGCCGCAGCGCTGATGGACGCGTTGGCCGGTGAGTCGCCGCTAGCGGCGTGGCACTTGCCTCGCCACAGCGGCCGCCTTGATGCGGCCGCCATCGTCGCATCGCTGGGCGAGGCACGCGCCAACGTCGTAGCGACGACTGCCCCCATCGGGGACCTTGCCGACGAACTCATCGCCGCCGCGGTGCTGGAGCTGCGCGCCGGCGACCACTACGCCAAGCACCTCGCGCTGCAACTGCTTGACCAAGCCGATCAACGGCTTTCATTTGGTCGGCCCAGCGCCCTTGAAGGCGCGCTGGTAACCTCGGTTGAGCGTTTAGGCGCGGCCATCTGGCCCGAGGTGTCGCGGCTTGGCCCGCCGTTTTCCGTCTCAAGCGTGTGGGCCTCCGTCGCCACCAAGACGTGTCCCGACAAAGACCTCGGCCCCCTGCTCGAAACGCTCAGCAACGCGCCCGCGGCGAGCCAAGCCGTGGCACTCGAGGTGCTGAGGCAGCGCGCGCGCATCGAGCTTAGCGATCCACTTATCAAAACCTTAACGCGCCTCGGAGCCAGCGAAGACTGGCGGGTTCGCCAGCTCGCCGCCACCGTTGGCGGTCGCCTCGTCGCACCCTCGCCGGCCCTCGTGGCGGCCTGTATGCGCGATCAATCGGCCTACGTCCGCGCTAGCTGCGTGCCGCCCAACGGGCCCAACGACGCCGCCCTGCACGACGCCATTGCGTCCGCGGCCCGCGACTCAAATCCCGCGGTGAGAGCGGCCGCCTCGACCTGGCTTTGTACGCATGCCCCGACGTCGCCAGCGTGCTCACCGCCGTGA
- a CDS encoding FliM/FliN family flagellar motor switch protein: MTLKAAPSPLPPGALWRRLGREQAIEGSWWQHWDASQRCTPGATFACGGVSVALASVAFVPEAPHVGEGSWVIAVAEQAGRRADILMPRPMAQRLSQTWFGAASPVVLADPASAADIACGIWWLAAMSDALAWQADVRPAAHACERMAGGGIALTWHVGEPTRQASHTFTTWVRPHAGSSVTMASAPRASDLDSSKVTAVWAHTKLSWPISVGSTSLAAEDVSRLRTGAYLVGAQRHHAMIVAGGVAWRVSQPQPSTSSVRIISEVSTMNPDPSTTTALLAHGRCPVSVVMAHAELSFAELARLQPGSLIELARAPSPHAALYLGASHLADVELVEVDGQLAARVLCLRSGPPQPVAPSPGG, from the coding sequence GTGACGCTGAAAGCCGCGCCATCACCGCTACCGCCCGGCGCCCTTTGGCGCCGCCTAGGTCGTGAACAAGCCATCGAAGGCAGCTGGTGGCAACATTGGGATGCTTCGCAACGCTGCACGCCGGGCGCGACATTTGCCTGCGGCGGCGTAAGCGTCGCGCTCGCATCAGTGGCATTTGTGCCCGAGGCGCCGCATGTAGGCGAGGGTAGTTGGGTCATCGCCGTCGCCGAACAAGCCGGTCGCCGCGCCGACATCTTGATGCCGCGGCCAATGGCGCAGCGACTTTCGCAAACCTGGTTTGGCGCGGCGTCGCCCGTGGTGCTGGCAGATCCGGCCTCCGCAGCCGATATCGCCTGCGGGATTTGGTGGCTGGCAGCGATGAGCGACGCCTTGGCCTGGCAGGCTGACGTGCGTCCAGCCGCACATGCCTGTGAGCGTATGGCGGGCGGTGGGATCGCCCTAACGTGGCATGTCGGCGAACCGACGCGCCAGGCGAGCCACACGTTTACGACATGGGTGCGACCTCATGCCGGGTCGAGCGTAACGATGGCGTCGGCACCTCGTGCGAGCGACCTCGACTCGTCTAAAGTCACCGCGGTATGGGCCCACACGAAACTTTCGTGGCCGATTTCCGTCGGTAGCACGTCGCTGGCCGCAGAAGATGTTTCACGGCTGCGAACCGGCGCGTATCTCGTTGGCGCCCAGCGCCATCACGCCATGATCGTCGCAGGCGGTGTGGCCTGGCGGGTCAGCCAACCACAGCCATCCACGTCATCCGTGCGCATCATTTCGGAGGTATCAACCATGAACCCAGACCCGTCTACCACCACCGCGCTGCTCGCTCACGGGCGCTGCCCCGTCAGCGTCGTCATGGCGCACGCCGAGCTCTCGTTTGCGGAGCTCGCGCGGTTGCAACCAGGCAGCCTCATTGAGCTGGCCCGAGCGCCTTCGCCGCATGCGGCTCTGTACCTTGGCGCAAGCCATCTGGCGGACGT